GGCTGCAGCTTGGCCAGGCGCTGCCAGATCTCGTCCAGATCGTCCGGCGTGCGGCGAAAGTCATGAAAGCTGACGATCCGTTTGGTCTTGCCATAGCGGGGGATCCCCCCGGCTATGTCTTCCTCTAAATCGACATATTCCACCCCCTCCACGATCGCCGTGCGCAACAGCAGCAGCCGCTGCTCCTCTGTCCCGCGCCATTTTCCCCCATCGGCCAGGCGCCGGCACGTGATCACCGTCGGCGTGGGGCGTTCCGGCAGCAAACGCTTGAGATTGACCGGCCCATTGATATAATCCAGCCGCAATTCGACCAGTTTGATTCCCTGCTGCGCCAGATGGGCGTGCTCGGCAATCATGTGACGGTGGCGACCGCGGCCAATGCTGACACAAAGCATAAATTCTGGCTGAATTCGCGAAATTCAGCTCCCACTACTTAAAAAAAATTGCCTGGCACCAGACCCTAGGGGATAAACGAACCGCCCGTAGCCGGAATTGCCCCGTTTTTTAAGTATAGTCGGAAAATCTTTGAAATATAGCGGGCCAAAAGGGGGGGTACGGGGTTATTTCCCGCATTGGGGGCCGAAATATCAGGGCAACAGGTATCAGACGGAACGCGTTCCGCCACCGTTGTGCCTCCTTTTGACCTATTACTTGCCAGAGTTGCTTTATTATGCCACGGATTTGCACTAATAACTCACGGATAAATTTCAATAAATCCGCTCCGCGAATATCCGCACTCCATTCGCGTACTATCCTCTTTACTGAATAACCAAACAACGCACGAAAGTCCGCGACACCTTAGATTCTGCCAAATTGCTTGTCCAACTCCGCCTGCGTAAAGACCAGCATTGTCGGCCGGCCATGGGGGCAGTGGTGGCTGTCCTGGTAAAAATGCCGCTGGGAGACCAACGCGGCGACTTCCGGAGGCGAAAGGTGGTCCCCCGCCTTGATCGCGGCCTTGCACGCCACCATGTGCAACAGCTCGTCCAACAAATCGCGCCGCTCCGGGGTTTTGCCCTCGGTCTGCAGGTGCTCCACCACGCTTCGCAGGACTTCTTGGGGACGAAAGTTGGCCAGCATCGCCGGGTAACTGGTGACTAGGATCGTGCTGCCCCCGAACGCCGCCACCCCTATGCCCAACTTTTCCAATAATTCCTGCCTGGCAAGAATCGCGGCCGCTTCGGTCGCGGTCAGGTCGATCGGTTCCGGCACCAGCAGTTCCTGCCGTTCAACATCGCCGGCTAACACCTTATTGCGAATTTGCTCGTACAAGATCCGCTCGTGCAGGGCGTGCTGGTCGATGACCACCAACCCCTCGTCGGTCTCCGCCACCAGATAGCGATTGTGAATTTGAATGGCCGCCGAGCCCGCCTGCGTGGGTGCGGCACTCGTGTTAGGCTCTTGTGTCCGAAGCGCCGACCCTCGCGTCGCAACCGCAGCTTGCTGGCCAGCGGCAACATACGACGCCGCGGTCCCCGGATACGCCGGGGGAGCCACGCTAGCCGTCTCCCGGTGAAAAGGGACCAACTCTAACCGGCTGCCGCCGGTACTCGGCAAATCCAACGCCACTTGCTCATCCGCGGGTAGCTGATCCGTGTCGCCACGCACGGCTGGGCCAAACTGGGGCGGATTTTCCGTTTCTACCCCAATGCCTGAACTCTCCTGGCGGGCCCAGGCAAGCAGTTCGGCCTTATGCCGGGCCGTCTGCAGGGGGTCATGCGCCCCGTGCGCGTCGTGCCAGGCTTCCGCGGTGGTTAAAACGCTATTTGCTAACACCGGCGCGCCCGGGACTGTTGTTGACTGCATTCCGGGCAGACCCAAGCGCCCGGGTAATCCTTGGGCGTTGGCCCGTTCGCGGGCGTCGTCAAGATCCCAAGGGAGCTGGCTTTGCTCGGTGGTTATTGGCGATGGCGCGACGATTGCCCGCGCTGGCGGGGGAGAAGAGTGCGGCGGCGAAATTCCCGCCGGGTTGATTCCCAGGGCGGTTTCGCGCGAGTGCAGCCGGGCCGTCAGGTCGGTGGTCAAAAATTTGCCCCGCAGCGTTCCCAATAACTGACTATACAGCCGGCCCCCATCCTGAAAGCGAACTTCCATTTTGGTCGGATGGACGTTCACATCAACCATTTCGGGCGGCATGTCCAACTGCAAAAACGCGATGGGAAACCGCCCCACCATGATCAGGCCGCGATACGCCTCGGTTAGGGCGTGCTGCAACGCCCGGTCGCGAATCGCCCGGCCATTGAGGAACAAATACTGCAACCGGTTATTGCCGCGGGTTTGCGTGGGCCGGGCCACATAGCCCCGCAGCCAGACCTGCTCGTCGCGGCTTTCGATCCAGAGCAATTCATCACCCAACTCCCGGCCAAAAAACGCCGCCACCCGTTCGTCCAGGCGTTCGGTGGGCGGCAAATCATGCACCATGCGACTGCCGTGCCGCAGTGTAAAGTGAATTCCCGGATACGCCAGCGCAGCCCGGGTCAGAGCCTCGGTGACATGGCCAAACTCCGTCGCGGTGGACCGTAAGAATTTTTTTCGTACCGGGGTGTTATGAAACAACTGCCGGACCTCGATCGTGGTGCCGACGGGCGCGCCGCAAGGCTCCACAGGCCCAATTTCCCCCCCGTTGATGCTGACTTCGGCTCCGGCGGGGGCCGTGGGTTGGCGGCTGCGGATGAGGGTTTGGCTGACTTCGGCAATGCTGGCCAGGGCCTCGCCGCGAAAGCCCAAGGTGCGGACGCGAAACAGGTCCTCGGCGGTTTCAAGTTTGCTGGTGGCATGCGGTGCCACGGCCAGGGAAAGCTGTTCCGGGGCAATCCCGCAGCCGTCGTCCACAATCCGCACCAGCTCGATTCCCCCTTGTTCCACGGTGACGTCGATCCGCCGCGCTCCGGCATCAATCGAGTTTTCCAGCAGTTCCTTCACCACGCTGGCGGGGCGCTCGATCACCTCCCCCGCGGCAATCTTATTAATAACACTCGGCGGGAGTTGGCGGATCAGGGGCATGGGAAGTTAACTACGAATTAAAAATTACGAATGAAGAATTGTAGGAGGCGACTCCGTCGCCGAATGAACCGCAACACGACCATGTCCGGTTAGCCACGATGCTTAGCGGAGTTCGGTCGAACGATGTAAGACCGGCTGTACCAACCCGCAACGTCGGCAAGTGACAGATTTAAGCAATCGGCGCTCAATCGTCCAAACAGCGGCAGTTTGCGGCATCCACTGCCAAAGGAGACTCCTGGGTTTACAAAAGATAAACATTCGGCTTAACACCGATGGTAGCAAGCACTTAGGTATTTATAACCGATTTACGCTTAATGAAAAGGGAGCGTCTCCCGGGTGAAATCGAATTAATCTCCGATTTCCGCGGAATATCTTTTGTTCCTCCACGTTATAACAGTTGTCGATAGTTTCAGGGGTGTTGCGCGCAAGATCGTGTTGTTTTTGCAACCCGCGTACAATTAGAAAAAAATCATTGCAACGGCCACACCCTTCCTGATAAATTGACTTAAATTGTCTGAATTTGATTTCTGTCCCTGGGGTAAAGCGATGCAACGCATTCTGGCATTTCTCGCATGGCTGCTGTTGGTTAGCTTCAACTTCCTTGCCACCGCACACGCCCAAGAGACCGGCAAAAAGTACGCCGTACTGGTGGGCGTGGAGAAATACGACGCCAGCCAACTCAATCGGCTGAATTACACAATTAACGATGCCGAGGATCTGGGCCTGCAACTGAAATCGCTGGGCTTTGACGTGACGGTCATGACCCAGAATGCCGACGACACGCGTTTGCACCCCACAACGCCGGAGAAAATCGAGCGCGTCCTGACCAACCGCGCCAAGGCGTTAGACGCGGCGGACACACTGATTTTTGCCTTTATGGGGCATGGCGTGCAGTTTGCAATTGATAAGGAAAACATGGCCAACGCCGAGGAAACCCAGGAACTCTACTTTTGCCCGGCCGATGCCCAGTTGGATGACCGCAGCACGCTCTTATCGCTGGAAAAGGTCTACACCCTCATGCAAGAGTGCCAGGCGGGGCGTAAGTTGCTGCTGGTGGACGCCTGCCGCAATGATCCCCAGCCCAAGGGGAAAACCCGCGCGAAGGAAGTCGAGCTAGAACCCGTGGGGCGCAAAATTCGCACCGTGCCACAGGGAATGCTCGCCTTTTTTAGTTGCTCGCCCGGTGAAAAGGCCCAGGAGTATCCCGAGTTCATTGACGGTCGGGGGCATGGGGCGTTCACGGGGCATGTGCTGAAATACCTGCGGGGAGAGGCGGGACCGGATAAGTATCCCCAGGATGAACTGTCGCTACCAGAAATGGTCCATTATGTGCAGCGCGAGACCAAGGACTATGTCTGGAATAAGGACAACGCGGATCAAATCCCAGTCCCGTATGGAAAGGTGGCGAGTTGGAGTTTGGGGAAGGTAAACTCGGCCCTAAAAAAGGAATTCACCAACAGCATCGGCATGAAGTTTGCCTTGATTCCGGCGGGGGAGTTTCTCATGGGTTCGCCGAAGACGGAGGAAGGACGCGACGACGGCGAAACCCAACACCGCGTCAAAATCACGAAGCCGTTTTATTTGGGGGCGTATGAGGTGACGCGCGGGCAGTTCGCCAAGTTTGTAGCGGAAACCAAATACCAGACCGAGGCGGAACAGGATGGCGGGGCGTACGGGTGGGACGCGGAAAAACAGAGTTTCGTTAAAGACGAAAAATTCAATTGGCGGACCCCCGGTTTTACCCAGGCGGATGATCATCCGGTGGTTTGCGTCAGTTGGAACGACGCGGTCGCTTTTTGCAAGTGGCTGGAAAAAAAGGAAAAGCTAAAGTATACGCAACCAACCGAGGCGCAGTGGGAATACGCCTGCCGCGCGGGGACGACCACGGCGTTTCATTTTGGGGACGCGCTTAATGGAACCGCGGCGAATATCGACGGCAATTATCCCTATGGCACCGAGACAAAGGGGCCATACTTAAAGGGCACTTGCAAAGTTGGCTCTTACCAGCCGAACAAATTCGGCTTGTTCGATATGCACGGCAACGCGTGGGAATGGTGCGCCGATTGGTACGACGCGGAATATTATAGCAATAGCCCGGTCAATGAACCGTCTGGGCCAAGAACGGGAGAATACCGCGTGATTCGCGGCGGTGGTTGGTGCAGCATCGCTATCTACTGTCGCTCTGCGAATCACAACTTCGCCGGACCCGCGAACCGTAGCGACGGCGTCTTCGGCTTTCGTGTTCGCTGTATTCCGTAGGCGCTTTGCTTCAGTCATACGCTGCCTGACTTCGTTAATCTGATCTCAGGACCGGGTACCCTAGCTGTCCGTGGGCTGACGCCCACGGCTACGATCCTTCACCGCTGCGCGGTGGAATACAAACCGTTTTCTCCTAATACCTGTCGCCTAAACTCTGTGATTCCCGCCTCATCCCGCGTTCCGCCCCTTTTCCGCCGATGCCATCGGCGGCTTTGTGCGCGCTCCGCTGCGCGTTGCGGCTAAGCACTCACCCCTGCACCTCCGCACCCCTGCTTTTCCTACCCTCTGGGGGCTCGCTGAGGCTCGACCACCAACCACCCAAGTCAATTAAGAATTATGAATTAAAAATTAAGAATTGGTTTGCTGCAAATCCTAATTCATCATTCCTACTTCTGACTTCTCCCCCCGCCTCTCGTCTCCCACGCTCCGCTTCCCACTTCCTCACTCTCGCAACCGCATTTACGGCACCGGGACGGTGCCTGCTACATACGCGCCCCCCGCCTCCTCACAGCCCATACTCCTTGATCTTTCTATATAGCGTCCGTTCGCCGATGCCTAGCATTTCGGCGGCTTGCTCGCGGTTGCCGCCGGTCGAATTGAGCGTCTCGATGATAAATAGCCGTTCAATCTCCGCCAGTGATTGGCCGATCAAGCTGCTCAGGTCCGACCCGCTCCCCGAGGCCAGCACAATGGTCGGGGCCGTCGGCGCGGCGGGTGTCGGCAAATCCCCCAACTCGGTCGGCAGATCATCCACATCCAAAACGCCGTCAAAGTCGACCACCACCATGCTTTCAATCACATTTCGCAGTTGCCGCACATTTCCCGGCCAACTGTAGTGCAACAGCTTCATTCGGACCGTCGGAGTCATGCTTTTAATCGACTTGTGGTGCCGCTTGGCAAAGTAGCGAATAAAATGGTCGATCAGCAGGGGAATATCCGCCGCCCGCTCGGCCAGACGCGGTAATATAATCGTCACCACCTTCAGTCGATGGTACAAATCCTGCCTGAACGTCCCCTTTTCGATCGCCTCTTCCAGATTGCGATTGGTCGCTGACAAAATTCGCACGTTCACCTTGATCGTGTCATTGGACCCCACGCGCGTGATCTCGCCATTTTCAAGCACCCGCAACAGCTTGATCTGCGTCGGCATCGGCATATCGCCCACTTCGTCTAGAAACAGCGTCCCGCCGTGGGCGTGCGCGATCTTGCCCACGCGGTCAGCGCTGGCGTCGGTAAACGCCCCCTTGACATGACCAAAGAGCTCGCTTTCGAGGATATTTTCGCTGAGGGCGGCGCAGTTGAGCGCGACGAACGGTTTTCCCTTGCGCGGGCTGTTCTGGTGAATGGCCTGGGCGACTAGTTCCTTGCCGGTGCCGGTTTCTCCCTGGATCAGCACGCTAGCGTCGGTCGGGGCGATCCGTTTGAGCCGGTCAATCACGGCGTTCATTTGCGGCGAACTGCCAATAACCCCCTCAAAACCAAATTTTTCATCCAGACGCTGCCGCAGTTCGGTGTTGGTGCGGCGCAGGCGGACTGCCTCGCACGCCTTTTGGGCGACGATTCGCAGTTGCTTGAGATCCAGCGGCTTTTGCAGATAATTAAATGCCCCGGACTGCATGGCCGCGACAGCGCTCGGGATCGTGCCGTGCCCC
Above is a genomic segment from Pirellulales bacterium containing:
- the mutL gene encoding DNA mismatch repair endonuclease MutL; protein product: MPLIRQLPPSVINKIAAGEVIERPASVVKELLENSIDAGARRIDVTVEQGGIELVRIVDDGCGIAPEQLSLAVAPHATSKLETAEDLFRVRTLGFRGEALASIAEVSQTLIRSRQPTAPAGAEVSINGGEIGPVEPCGAPVGTTIEVRQLFHNTPVRKKFLRSTATEFGHVTEALTRAALAYPGIHFTLRHGSRMVHDLPPTERLDERVAAFFGRELGDELLWIESRDEQVWLRGYVARPTQTRGNNRLQYLFLNGRAIRDRALQHALTEAYRGLIMVGRFPIAFLQLDMPPEMVDVNVHPTKMEVRFQDGGRLYSQLLGTLRGKFLTTDLTARLHSRETALGINPAGISPPHSSPPPARAIVAPSPITTEQSQLPWDLDDARERANAQGLPGRLGLPGMQSTTVPGAPVLANSVLTTAEAWHDAHGAHDPLQTARHKAELLAWARQESSGIGVETENPPQFGPAVRGDTDQLPADEQVALDLPSTGGSRLELVPFHRETASVAPPAYPGTAASYVAAGQQAAVATRGSALRTQEPNTSAAPTQAGSAAIQIHNRYLVAETDEGLVVIDQHALHERILYEQIRNKVLAGDVERQELLVPEPIDLTATEAAAILARQELLEKLGIGVAAFGGSTILVTSYPAMLANFRPQEVLRSVVEHLQTEGKTPERRDLLDELLHMVACKAAIKAGDHLSPPEVAALVSQRHFYQDSHHCPHGRPTMLVFTQAELDKQFGRI
- a CDS encoding SUMF1/EgtB/PvdO family nonheme iron enzyme is translated as MQRILAFLAWLLLVSFNFLATAHAQETGKKYAVLVGVEKYDASQLNRLNYTINDAEDLGLQLKSLGFDVTVMTQNADDTRLHPTTPEKIERVLTNRAKALDAADTLIFAFMGHGVQFAIDKENMANAEETQELYFCPADAQLDDRSTLLSLEKVYTLMQECQAGRKLLLVDACRNDPQPKGKTRAKEVELEPVGRKIRTVPQGMLAFFSCSPGEKAQEYPEFIDGRGHGAFTGHVLKYLRGEAGPDKYPQDELSLPEMVHYVQRETKDYVWNKDNADQIPVPYGKVASWSLGKVNSALKKEFTNSIGMKFALIPAGEFLMGSPKTEEGRDDGETQHRVKITKPFYLGAYEVTRGQFAKFVAETKYQTEAEQDGGAYGWDAEKQSFVKDEKFNWRTPGFTQADDHPVVCVSWNDAVAFCKWLEKKEKLKYTQPTEAQWEYACRAGTTTAFHFGDALNGTAANIDGNYPYGTETKGPYLKGTCKVGSYQPNKFGLFDMHGNAWEWCADWYDAEYYSNSPVNEPSGPRTGEYRVIRGGGWCSIAIYCRSANHNFAGPANRSDGVFGFRVRCIP
- a CDS encoding sigma-54 dependent transcriptional regulator, with the translated sequence MNTTDSSTAVPLTDVRVLIIDNDQSHAETVAESLERVGLDCTVANGGKEGIRRIDQENYDVIITDLMMNDADGMEVLKHAKEALPEAEVILVTGHGTIPSAVAAMQSGAFNYLQKPLDLKQLRIVAQKACEAVRLRRTNTELRQRLDEKFGFEGVIGSSPQMNAVIDRLKRIAPTDASVLIQGETGTGKELVAQAIHQNSPRKGKPFVALNCAALSENILESELFGHVKGAFTDASADRVGKIAHAHGGTLFLDEVGDMPMPTQIKLLRVLENGEITRVGSNDTIKVNVRILSATNRNLEEAIEKGTFRQDLYHRLKVVTIILPRLAERAADIPLLIDHFIRYFAKRHHKSIKSMTPTVRMKLLHYSWPGNVRQLRNVIESMVVVDFDGVLDVDDLPTELGDLPTPAAPTAPTIVLASGSGSDLSSLIGQSLAEIERLFIIETLNSTGGNREQAAEMLGIGERTLYRKIKEYGL